The proteins below are encoded in one region of Desulfovibrio sp.:
- a CDS encoding DUF2312 domain-containing protein, which yields MLDGSESRETIGGIAAEALLQYVERIERLEDEKKALSEDIKQVYSEAKATGFDVKILRKVISLRKVEENDRKEEEELLELYKAALGMQ from the coding sequence ATGTTAGATGGCTCTGAATCCAGGGAAACAATTGGCGGCATCGCCGCGGAAGCTCTCCTACAGTATGTTGAACGCATAGAGCGTCTCGAAGATGAAAAAAAGGCGCTCTCTGAGGATATCAAGCAGGTTTATTCGGAAGCCAAAGCCACTGGTTTCGATGTCAAGATCCTTCGCAAGGTCATTTCTCTGCGCAAGGTCGAGGAGAACGATCGGAAGGAGGAGGAAGAACTGCTGGAGCTTTATAAGGCCGCACTCGGAATGCAATGA